One Buteo buteo chromosome 4, bButBut1.hap1.1, whole genome shotgun sequence DNA segment encodes these proteins:
- the NUDT13 gene encoding NAD(P)H pyrophosphatase NUDT13, mitochondrial isoform X1 translates to MAAIYQAVYRRASSLFCRLHSTYVRKMRYLNELKEDDSLCRQAQTSGAFYLFHNLSPFLQQVGKKYLVPQLSAAEMKRILEKFKETEQWIEKSVLIGCSDEHVPLFALDLGALEKSVIESELKGSFTDLRKALFVVDGKDSPLLASAQSLLRWHDSHQYCSKTGQPTQKNIAGSKRVCHASGIIYYPQMSPAVITLVSDGSRCLLARQPSFPQGMYSSLSGFCDLGENVEETVRREVAEEVGLEVESLWYSASQHWPFPSSCLLIACHAMVRAHQAEISMNSLELEEARWFALEEIMEGLKREPGSSKQDDGSFLPWFPPKQAVAHQLICEWVKQQTSQPA, encoded by the exons ATGGCTGCGATTTATCAAGCAGTGTATAGAAGAgcttcctctctcttctgcaGGTTACACTCTACCTATGTTAGAAAAATGAG ATACTTAAATGAGCTAAAGGAAGATGATAGCCTTTGTAGACAAGCCCAGACCTCAGGAGCTTTCTACCTCTTTCACAATCTCTCCCCCTTCCTGCAGCAAGTTGGGAAGAAATATTTGGTACCACAGCTCAGTGCAGCAG AGATGAAAAGGATCCTGGAGAAATTCAAAGAGACTGAACAGTGGATAGAGAAGTCGGTGCTGATCGGTTGTTCAGACGAGCACGTACCACTCTTTGCCCTGGATTTAG gagcCTTGGAGAAATCAGTCATTGAGTCTGAACTCAAGGGATCATTTACTGACTTACGGAAAGCTCTCTTCGTAGTGGACGGGAAGGATTCTCCTTTGCTGGCTTCG GCCCAGTCCCTTCTTCGGTGGCACGATTCCCACCAGTATTGTAGCAAAACTGGGCAGCCCACTCAGAAAAATATAGCTGGCAGCAAGCGTGTCTGCCATGCCAGTGGAATAATTTACTATCCACAG ATGTCTCCAGCGGTTATCACCCTGGTGTCTGATGGGAGCCGGTGCCTCCTTGCACGACAGCCCTCATTTCCCCAGGGGATGTACAGCAGTCTGTCAGGCTTCTGTGACTTGG GTGAAAACGTGGAGGAGACAGTCCGGCGAGAGGTGGCAGAAGAGGTGGGCCTGGAGGTGGAGTCACTCTGGTACTCAGCTTCTCAGCATTGGCcctttcccagcagctgcttACTAATAGCTTGTCATGCGATGGTGAGAGCACACCAGGCTGAG ATCAGTATGAACAGCCTGGAACTAGAGGAAGCCCGTTGGTTTGCTCTGGAGGAAATCATGGAGGGTCTCAAGAGAGAGCCTGGATCTTCAAAGCAAGATGATGGTAGTTTTTTACCCTGGTTCCCTCCCAAACAGGCCGTTGCTCACCAGCTGATTTGTGAGTGGGTTAAGCAGCAAACTTCACAGCCGGCTTAG
- the ECD gene encoding protein ecdysoneless homolog, whose translation MEGLGRAAPAEDAVRYRLFAAAAAGSGGDALLRRCAEGIVVRFAPLLAAYIWQRQPFRLRYVPPRGETPAHIGGTTLFGDNVEDEWFIVYLVREITREFPGLAARIDDNDGEFLLIEAADFLPKWLNPENSDNRVFFYKGELHIIPLSETHEQECDLSAASPTISQALTLLSTCSEEFLAAEPIRTAVYKRISGYPEKIQASFHRAHCYLPAGIVAVLRQRPSLVAAAVQAFYLRDPVDLRACRSFQTFPPDNRVMTVVTFTKCLYAQLMQQKFVPDRRSGYTLPLPSHPQYKAYELGMKLAHGFEILCSKCSKVSPDSKRNVLSGPLWVRFLSSLKEKNYFKGEMEGSAKYLELLHMAEDYFQQSVTKPESSVEVSPGDEILTLLHTTTIDLKEFEREAACLPPEDDDSWLEITPDDLDQMLKEARNESLPSSNEEEQKYDLEAVAESMKAFVSKVSTHEGAEMPWSSDESHVTFDVDSFTKALDRILGADSEELDSDDLDEEEEFDFSDEDDEDLDAENQRQDQKVSPKELIGSLKSYMNEMDRELAHTNVGKSFVTQKKGVSSVNATTTQNAVPDSGAEDTELTPVDVDMNLVANLLESYSAQSGLAGPTSNILQSMGVYLPENADHVGFDKGATE comes from the exons ATGGAGGGGCTCGGGCGGGCCGCGCCGGCGGAGGACGCGGTGCGCTACCGCCTCttcgcggcggcggcggcgggctcgGGAGGCGACGCGCTGCTGCGGCGCTGCGCCGAGGGGATCGTGGTGCGCTTCGCGCCGCTGCTGGCCGCCTACATCTGGCAGCGGCAGCCCTTCCGCCTGCGCTACGTGCCGCCGCGGG GCGAGACCCCGGCGCACATCGGCGGCACCACGCTGTTCGGGGATAACGTGGAGGACGAGTGGTTCATCGTCTACCTCGTCCGGGAGATCACCAGGGAGTTCCCGGGGCTGGCGGCCAG GATCGATGACAACGATGGGGAGTTCCTCTTGATAGAAGCAGCTGACTTTCTCCCAAAGTGGCTGAATCCTGAGAATAGTGACAACAGG GTGTTCTTTTACAAAGGAGAACTGCACATCATTCCACTGTCAGAGACTCACGAGCAGGAATGCGACCTATCTGCTGCCAGTCCAACAATCTCGCAGGCATTAACGCTGTTATCCACCTGTTCAGAGGAATTCCTGGCTGCAGAACCCATTAGAACGGCAGTATATAAACGCATCAGTGG GTATCCTGAGAAAATTCAGGCCTCATTTCACCGAGCCCACTGCTACCTTCCGGCAGGCATTGTGGCAGTGCTGAGGCAGCGCCCTTCGTTGGTGGCTGCAGCAGTCCAGGCGTTTTACCTGCGAGATCCTGTAGATTTACGAGCATGTCGCTCTTTTCAAACTTTCCCTCCGGACAATCGTGTGATGACTGTA GTTACTTTCACAAAGTGTTTATATGCACAACTGATGCAGCAGAAGTTTGTTCCGGATAGACGCAGTGGATACACTCTGCCCCTCCCATCTCATCCTCAATACAAAGCCTATGAACTGGGCATGAAACTG GCTCATGGCTTTGAAATTTTGTGCTCCAAGTGCAGCAAAGTATCTCCTGATTCCAAGAGAAATGTGTTAAGTGGTCCCCTGTGGGTGAGGTTCCTCAGcagcctgaaggaaaaaaattatttcaag GGAGAAATGGAAGGATCTGCTAAGTACTTGGAACTGCTGCATATGGCAGAAGATTACTTCCAGCAATCTGTTACCAAGCCAGAAAG ctcTGTTGAGGTGAGCCCAGGTGATGAAATCTTGACATTGCTACACACAACAACCATTGATCTGAAGGAATTTGAGAGAGAAGCAGCTTGTCTACCTCCAGAGGATG ATGACAGTTGGCTGGAGATTACACCAGATGATCTAGATCAGATGCTGAAGGAGGCAAGAAATGAGTCCCTTCCTTCCTCAaatgaggaagagcagaaatatGACTTGGAAGCAGTTGCTGAAAGTATGAAGGCTTTTGTATCCAAAGTCTCAACGCATGAAGGAGCAGAAATGCCATG gtCATCTGATGAATCCCATGTTACCTTTGACGTAGATTCTTTTACAAAAGCACTAGACAGAATTTTAG GGGCAGACTCAGAAGAGCTAGATTCTGATGATCTGGATGAAGAGGAGGAGTTTGATTTCTCAGATGAGGATGATGAAGACCTAGATGCTGAAAATCAAAGGCAAGACCAGAAGGTATCGCCTAAGGAGCTGATAGGGAGTCTCAAGTCATATATGAATGAGATGGACCGTGAACTGGCACATACCAATGTTGGTAAAAGTTTTGTCACCCAAAAGAAAGGG GTAAGCTCTGTTAATGCAACTACGACTCAAAATGCTGTCCCTGATTCTGGAGCTGAAGATACTGAGTTGACACCAGTTGATGTGGATATGAACCTAGTAGCTAACCTGCTTGAATCTTATAGCGCTCAGTCTGGACTGGCAGGACCCACTTCTAACATTTTACAAAGCATGGGAGTGTATTTACCTGAAAATGCAGATCATGTTGGCTTTGATAAGGGAGCAACAGAATAA
- the NUDT13 gene encoding NAD(P)H pyrophosphatase NUDT13, mitochondrial isoform X2: MKRILEKFKETEQWIEKSVLIGCSDEHVPLFALDLGALEKSVIESELKGSFTDLRKALFVVDGKDSPLLASAQSLLRWHDSHQYCSKTGQPTQKNIAGSKRVCHASGIIYYPQMSPAVITLVSDGSRCLLARQPSFPQGMYSSLSGFCDLGENVEETVRREVAEEVGLEVESLWYSASQHWPFPSSCLLIACHAMVRAHQAEISMNSLELEEARWFALEEIMEGLKREPGSSKQDDGSFLPWFPPKQAVAHQLICEWVKQQTSQPA, translated from the exons ATGAAAAGGATCCTGGAGAAATTCAAAGAGACTGAACAGTGGATAGAGAAGTCGGTGCTGATCGGTTGTTCAGACGAGCACGTACCACTCTTTGCCCTGGATTTAG gagcCTTGGAGAAATCAGTCATTGAGTCTGAACTCAAGGGATCATTTACTGACTTACGGAAAGCTCTCTTCGTAGTGGACGGGAAGGATTCTCCTTTGCTGGCTTCG GCCCAGTCCCTTCTTCGGTGGCACGATTCCCACCAGTATTGTAGCAAAACTGGGCAGCCCACTCAGAAAAATATAGCTGGCAGCAAGCGTGTCTGCCATGCCAGTGGAATAATTTACTATCCACAG ATGTCTCCAGCGGTTATCACCCTGGTGTCTGATGGGAGCCGGTGCCTCCTTGCACGACAGCCCTCATTTCCCCAGGGGATGTACAGCAGTCTGTCAGGCTTCTGTGACTTGG GTGAAAACGTGGAGGAGACAGTCCGGCGAGAGGTGGCAGAAGAGGTGGGCCTGGAGGTGGAGTCACTCTGGTACTCAGCTTCTCAGCATTGGCcctttcccagcagctgcttACTAATAGCTTGTCATGCGATGGTGAGAGCACACCAGGCTGAG ATCAGTATGAACAGCCTGGAACTAGAGGAAGCCCGTTGGTTTGCTCTGGAGGAAATCATGGAGGGTCTCAAGAGAGAGCCTGGATCTTCAAAGCAAGATGATGGTAGTTTTTTACCCTGGTTCCCTCCCAAACAGGCCGTTGCTCACCAGCTGATTTGTGAGTGGGTTAAGCAGCAAACTTCACAGCCGGCTTAG